One stretch of Oncorhynchus masou masou isolate Uvic2021 chromosome 9, UVic_Omas_1.1, whole genome shotgun sequence DNA includes these proteins:
- the LOC135546523 gene encoding small ribosomal subunit protein eS25-like, whose protein sequence is MPPKDAKGKGKDSGKSKKDKDPANKSGGKAKKKKWSKGKVRDKLNNLVLFDKATYEKLNKEVPNYKLITPAVVSERLKIRGSLARAALQELLSKGMIKLVSKHRSQVIYTRNTKGPEEEGGVVVPDKPDKPEKPAKASKGEKGEKEEKA, encoded by the exons ATG CCTCCTAAGGACgccaaggggaaggggaaggattCTGGGAAGTCCAAAAAGGACAAGGATCCAGCCAACAAATCTGGAGGCAAAGCCAAAAAGAAG AAGTGGTCCAAGGGAAAGGTGAGGGATAAGCTCAACAACCTGGTCCTCTTCGACAAGGCCACCTACGAAAAGTTGAACAAGGAAGTGCCCAACTACAAGCTCATCACACCAGCAGTCGTATCCGAGAGGCTAAAGATCAGAGGCTCTCTGGCCAGGGCTGCCCTCCAGGAACTGCTCAGCAAAG GCATGATCAAGTTGGTGTCAAAACACAGATCGCAGGTGATCTACACACGTAACACCAAGGGTCCTGAGGAGGAGGGTGGCGTTGTGGTTCCAGACAAGCCAGACAAGCCTGAGAAGCCTGCTAAGGCAtcaaagggagagaagggagagaaggaagagaaagcaTAA
- the trappc4 gene encoding trafficking protein particle complex subunit 4 — protein MAIFSVYVVNKAGGLIYQYDNYVPRAEAEKTFSYPLDLVLKIHDEKVVVSFGQRDGIRVGHALLSINGVDVNGKFTADGKEIIEYLKDSTNYPVSIRFGRARLSSNEKLMLASMFHSLFAIGSQLSPEVGSSGIEMLETDMFKLHCFQTLTGIKFIVLADPRQSGIDALLRKIYEIYSDFALKNPFYSLEMPIRCELFDQNLKGALEIAEKAANFGPGS, from the exons ATGGCGATATTCAGTGTGTATGTTGTAAATAAGGCTGGGGGATTAATTTACCAGTATGACAATTATGTACCGAGAGCAGAAGCAGAGAAAACTTTCAGCTATCCTTTAGATTTGGTGTTAAAGATCCACGATGAGAAAGTTGTTGTATCATTTGGTCAACGCGATGGAATCCGAG TGGGCCATGCTTTACTGTCCATCAACGGAGTGGATGTCAACGGCAAGTTCACGGCGGATGGGAAGGAGATCATCGAATACTTGAAAGACTCAACAAACTATCCGGTGTCCATACGTTTCGGAAGGGCTCGCTTGAGTTCAAATGAAAAACTGATGTTGGCTTCAATGTTTCATTC GTTGTTTGCTATAGGTTCACAGCTGTCCCCTGAAGTTGGCAGTTCAGGAATTGAGATGCTGGAGACAGATATGTTTAAACTGCACTGCTTTCAGACACTCACTG GTATAAAGTTCATTGTGCTGGCAGACCCCCGGCAGTCTGGCATTGACGCACTCCTCAGGAAGATTTACGAGATCTATTCAGACTTCGCCCTCAAGAACCCCTTCTACTCTCTGGAGATGCCTATCAG GTGTGAACTCTTTGATCAGAATTTGAAGGGTGCATTGGAGATAGCAGAGAAAGCTGCTAACTTTGGACCTGGATCTTGA
- the slc37a4a gene encoding glucose-6-phosphate exchanger SLC37A4a: MATAGYGYYRTTIFLAMFVGYTLYYFNRKTFSFVMPSLMQEIKLDKDDLGMITSSQSLAYAISKFISGVLSDQISARWLFSIGLFMVGAINVVFSWSSTVAIFSGLWFLNGLGQGLGWPPCGRVLRKWFEPSQFGTWWAILSCSMNLAGSLGPIIATLMAQSYSWRTTLSISGLSCCVVSFVCLLLIRNEPKDVGLPNIDTGGGKKGKAGSSSDETTFKEFILSPYLWLLSVGYLVVFGVKTACTDWGQLFLIQDKGQSTLMGSSYMSALEVGGLLGSLAAGYFSDKAVAQQGMKSHGNPRHFLLISMMAGMFGSMYLFRITVTPDSPKMWILFLGATFGFSSYGPIALFGVIANESAPSNYCGTSHAIVALMANIGGFCSGLPFSTIAKHHSWEMAFWVAEMTCLITTICFFLLRNIRTKMGHIPKKTD; the protein is encoded by the exons ATGGCAACCGCAGGGTATGGATATTACCGCACCACCATTTTCCTGGCCATGTTTGTGGGCTATACGCTGTACTACTTCAACAGGAAGACCTTTTCCTTTGTGATGCCCTCTCTCATGCAAGAGATCAAGCTGGACAAAGATGACCTGG GCATGATCACTAGTAGCCAGTCTCTGGCCTATGCTATAAGCAAGTTCATCAGCGGTGTGTTGTCGGATCAGATCAGTGCCCGTTGGCTCTTCTCCATTGGCCTGTTCATGGTGGGTGCCATCAATGTGGTCTTCTCCTGGTCCTCTACTGTGGCCATTTTCTCTGGCCTCTGGTTCCTCAACGGCCTGGGTCAGGGCCTGGGGTGGCCCCCATGTGGCAGGGTGCTGCGCAAG TGGTTCGAGCCCTCTCAGTTTGGGACGTGGTGGGCGATTCTGTCCTGCAGTATGAACCTGGCTGGGAGTTTAGGCCCCATTATTGCAACGTTGATGGCCCAGAGCTATAGCTGGAGGACGACCCTGTCCATCTCAGGCCTCTCCTGTTGTGTGGTCTCCTTCGTCTGCCTGCTGTTGATCAGGAATGAGCCCAAAGACGTGGGCTTGCCCAACATAGACACTGGGGGGGGCAAGAAGGGCAAAGCAG GCTCATCCAGTGATGAGACCACCTTCAAAGAGTTCATCCTGTCCCCCTATCTGTGGCTGCTGTCTGTGGGCTACCTGGTGGTGTTTGGGGTGAAGACAGCCTGCACTGACTGGGGCCAACTCTTTCTCATCCAGGACAAGGGCCAGTCAACACTCATGG GCAGTTCCTACATGAGTGCCCTAGAGGTGGGAGGCCTGTTGGGCAGTTTAGCTGCAGGATACTTCTCTGACAAGGCTGTGGCACAA CAAGGCATGAAAAGCCATGGAAACCCCCGTCATTTTCTCTTGATCTCAATGATGGCTGGGATGTTTGGTTCCATGTATCTATTCCGGATCACTGTCACGCCAGACAGCCCAAAG ATGTGGATCCTCTTCTTGGGGGCTACATTTGGCTTCTCATCTTACGGACCAATAGCCTTGTTTGGCGTGATAGCCAATGAGAGTGCTCCTTCAAACTATTGTGGAACGTCACATGCTATTGTTGCCTTAATGGCCAACA TTGGTGGCTTCTGCTCTGGACTGCCGTTCAGCACCATCGCCAAGCACCACAGCTGGGAAATGGCCTTCTGGGTAGCAGAGATGACTTGTCTCATCACTACCATCTGCTTTTTCCTGCTGCGGAACATCAGAACCAAGATGGGTCACATCCCCAAGAAGACTGACTGA
- the cfap45 gene encoding cilia- and flagella-associated protein 45, which yields MPQSIGSSSRLSGSSRSRRYRTRALTSHVDESLFGTPKQALSACNVKDAERGGRFGPRGQSRSAPSQKTQNLETVRIITKDLIRDLKIPSKDPSGLSVILRPTDIERIATASLVSTKEEREFMLESQRREREAAMDAAEDRKAHIRQADLSRQKNQGLSELEAEAKERAQYLLERANAMRMEQEDEVKKLNELILGARCHAVRDAQILERQQILAELQEEERRLDAMMEVDRRRALEAQEQIDELRKHQRIQGKQLIINQIEERLEDRMLQNEMKEQEGQQMLENLEKMQMEELEALERKKEEQQRLQQEILRINEDSLLAKERNKEEERLADLRAMEYTHKKMEREAEYEAEQRRIKREKEKDVARLRALQEREKDHKAEQDELRARRNQEGAERDWRRKEKEQLKKKVDVEERLKAARLEQVTHKEHLLSIEAGRERAEFDRVLRAQQVSICKEKDKEEKHRIKVLRHADGVRQQVREREMQAIALRREVYKEGDRLDEEARHRRIRLDEIKEKKLRELKAAGLPEKYCNEVERRVHALPALAH from the exons ATG CCGCAGAGTATAGGGTCTTCATCTAGGCTCTCTGGTAGCTCCCGTTCACGTCGCTATCGCACCCGTGCACTCACCTCTCATGTGGATGAGAGCCTCTTTGGAACCCCAAAACAG GCTCTGTCAGCCTGCAATGTCAAGGACGCTGAGAGGGGTGGCCGGTTCGGACCCAGGGGTCAGTCCAGGTCTGCTCCAAGTCAGAAGACTCAGAACCTAGAGACAGTTCGCATCATCACAAAGGACCTCATCCGAGACCTGAA GATCCCAAGTAAGGATCCGTCTGGGTTGTCTGTCATCCTCCGCCCAACTGATATCGAGCGGATTGCAACAGCTTCTCTGGTTTCAACCAAGGAGGAGCGGGAGTTCATGTTGGAAtcccagaggagggagagagaagcagctaTG GATGCTGCTGAGGATAGGAAGGCCCATATCCGCCAGGCTGACCTATCTCGTCAGAAGAACCAGGGCCTAAGTGAACTGGAGGCCGAGGCCAAGGAAAGAGCTCAGTATCTGCTGGAGAGGGCCAACGCCATGAGGATGGAGCAGGAGGACGAGGTCAAGAAACTCAATGAG TTGATCCTGGGTGCCCGGTGCCACGCGGTGAGGGATGCCCAGATCCTGGAGAggcagcagatcctggctgagctacaggaggaggagaggcgtcTGGATGCCATGATGGAGGTGGACCGCAGGAGAGCCCTGGAGGCCCAGGAGCAGATCGATGAGCTGCGCAAACACCAGAGGATCCA ggGAAAGCAGCTGATTATAAACCAGATTGAGGAGCGTCTGGAGGACAGGATGCTGCAGAATGAGATGAAGGAGCAGGAGGGCCAGCAGATGCTGGAGAACCTGGAGAAGATGCAGATGGAGGAGCTGGAG gctctggagaggaagaaggaggagcAGCAGCGTCTGCAGCAGGAGATCCTCCGTATCAACGAGGACAGCCTGCTGGCCAAGGAGCGCaacaaagaggaggagagactggccGACCTCCGGGCTATGGAGTACACCCACAAGAAAATG GAGCGGGAGGCTGAGTACGAGGCTGAACAGAGACGCatcaagagagagaaggagaaggacgTGGCCAGACTGCGAGCCCtacaggagagagaaaaagaccacAAGGCAGAGCAG GATGAGCTTCGAGCCAGGAGGAAccaggagggagcagagagagattggaggagaaaagagaaggagcAGCTCAAGAAGAAGGTGGATGTTGAGGAGAGGTTGAAGGCAGCTCGCTTGGAGCAGGTCACACATAAGGAGCACCTCCTATCCATCGAGGCTGGGCGAGAGAGGGCTGAGTTTGACAGGGTTTTGAG GGCCCAGCAGGTATCCATCTGTAAGGAGAAGGACAAGGAGGAGAAACACAGGATCAAGGTGTTGCGTCACGCTGACGGGGTGCGCCAGCAGGTAAGGGAGCGGGAGATGCAGGCCATCGCCCTGCGCAGGGAGGTCTACAAAGAGGGAGACCGGCTGGACGAGGAGGCCCGCCATCGCCGCATCCGCCTTGATGAGATCAAGGAGAAGAAGCTCAGGGAGCTCAA GGCTGCTGGACTTCCAGAGAAGTATTGCAATGAAGTGGAGAGAAGGGTGCATGCTCTCCCTGCTCTGGCTCACTAG